One stretch of Deinococcus ficus DNA includes these proteins:
- a CDS encoding response regulator, with protein MSGFSLTFVDDNEAEHFLIQEAVGDLAVPVRSQHFLDADQFLASLERGEVTQDAVITDLNMPGRNGFELIHALRARREWLHLPILVLTTSAAEVDRAQAADLAADGYFVKPLTQAALVEQLGAMLQVIRSRMTRPSPLP; from the coding sequence ATGTCCGGCTTCTCCCTGACCTTCGTGGATGACAACGAGGCGGAGCACTTCTTGATCCAGGAGGCGGTGGGGGACCTTGCGGTGCCTGTGCGCAGCCAGCATTTCCTGGACGCCGACCAGTTCCTCGCGTCGCTGGAGCGCGGCGAGGTGACGCAGGACGCCGTGATCACTGACCTGAACATGCCCGGCCGCAACGGTTTCGAGCTCATTCATGCCCTGCGGGCCCGCCGGGAGTGGCTTCACCTGCCCATCCTGGTCCTCACCACCTCGGCCGCCGAGGTGGACCGCGCCCAGGCGGCCGACCTTGCCGCCGACGGGTACTTCGTCAAACCCCTGACCCAGGCGGCCCTGGTGGAGCAGCTGGGCGCCATGCTTCAGGTCATCCGCAGCCGCATGACGCGGCCCTCTCCCCTGCCCTGA
- a CDS encoding DUF2171 domain-containing protein, whose protein sequence is MDNITPGLPIICTDNVVHGTAEFTEREYLVTAPLDDGRRHFIPLTLIDRVDDAVRLNVDHHQLLEIL, encoded by the coding sequence ATGGACAACATCACCCCCGGCTTACCGATCATCTGCACCGACAACGTCGTTCACGGCACCGCCGAGTTCACCGAGCGCGAGTACCTCGTCACTGCCCCCCTCGACGACGGCCGCCGGCACTTCATTCCCCTGACGCTGATCGACCGCGTGGACGATGCCGTGCGCCTGAACGTGGATCACCATCAGCTGCTGGAAATCCTGTAA
- a CDS encoding peptidoglycan-binding domain-containing protein: protein MQFRTGLLLNTTIALVSQAAPAYASVLSWQALRQGDTGRDVYTLQYLLREAGQTLSIDGIFGSGTDSAVRAFQGARGLTVDGIVGGNTWEALIKTVRQGDSNNAVRALQDQLKNGYGYTSVTVDGAFGPATDAAVRDFQTSRGLGADGIVGLNTWHGLVTGASTAGSTSGTTSTRDLASQILNHPRIQLSTSSSTTGGSPRQNILDTINGVPVKRGCKDAPNCGLTTTLKRSMLEGLLKMANAGNTIYITSFAGGSHSQYSDHYAGLALDIGIWNGTSLSTPNSAHTAARNACIAAGSDAGQTFNAYNDPKGHSNHVHCAWN, encoded by the coding sequence ATGCAATTTCGAACTGGACTTCTTCTCAACACGACCATCGCCCTCGTCAGTCAGGCCGCGCCCGCTTACGCCTCCGTGCTGAGCTGGCAGGCGCTGCGGCAGGGCGACACCGGCCGCGACGTCTACACCCTCCAGTACCTCCTGCGGGAGGCCGGGCAGACGCTCAGCATCGACGGCATCTTCGGCAGCGGCACCGACAGCGCTGTGCGCGCCTTCCAGGGGGCGCGGGGGCTCACCGTGGACGGCATCGTGGGCGGCAACACCTGGGAAGCGCTGATCAAGACCGTGCGGCAGGGCGACAGCAACAACGCCGTGCGCGCCCTGCAGGACCAGCTGAAAAACGGCTACGGGTACACGAGCGTCACGGTGGACGGCGCGTTCGGGCCGGCCACGGACGCCGCCGTGCGGGACTTCCAGACCTCCCGCGGCCTGGGCGCGGACGGCATCGTCGGCCTGAACACCTGGCACGGCCTGGTGACCGGGGCCAGCACCGCTGGCAGCACCAGCGGCACCACCTCCACCCGTGACCTCGCCAGTCAGATCCTGAACCACCCCCGCATCCAGTTGAGCACCAGCAGCAGCACCACTGGCGGCAGCCCCCGCCAGAACATCCTGGACACCATCAACGGCGTGCCGGTCAAGCGCGGCTGCAAGGATGCGCCGAACTGCGGCCTGACCACCACCCTGAAACGCAGCATGCTCGAGGGCCTGCTGAAGATGGCGAACGCCGGGAACACCATCTACATCACGTCGTTCGCGGGCGGCAGCCACTCGCAGTACTCCGACCACTACGCCGGCCTGGCGCTGGACATCGGCATCTGGAACGGCACCAGCCTGTCCACACCGAACAGCGCCCACACGGCGGCCCGCAATGCCTGCATCGCCGCCGGATCCGACGCCGGGCAGACCTTCAACGCCTACAACGACCCCAAGGGGCACAGCAACCACGTGCACTGCGCCTGGAACTGA
- a CDS encoding glutathione ABC transporter substrate-binding protein, whose protein sequence is MRKSLLALACTTALSLASAQSGTLTIATSADAPTLDPNLTFSGFAFGITNHIYDSLLTREEDGSIKPRLATSWKRVSPTTWRFELRRNVKFHDGTPFNAQAVKYSVERLIDPDSKAAGAYVLSMIKSIKVIDNDTIEFTTADPFAPLLAHLTHPVTAIVSPTAAKARGKDFGRNPIGTGPFKFTRWNAGNQIELEDNAGYWGGKVNIQKLVFRIIPDVSTQVVELKTGRVDLITTVPPENYKELDANQNLTVFKKLGWGSTYLGFNMQSGITKNLKVRQAIAQAIDRDSIVNVLRQGLAVKATAPIPPTVYGAAKNLPAIPYNLNNAKALLKQAGIKPGTKITLATYEGAETRQLAEAIQFSLQQLGLNASVQITDYGTYNANMKKPDHAELFISGWGTVTLDADYALYALLSSKEIPANNWSFYRNVKVDKLLLDARRSADQAKRLALYQDAQQQIQKDLPMHTLYYGLTAYAKTNRLQGEDWRYSWINLDLSKASLK, encoded by the coding sequence ATGCGCAAATCACTCCTGGCCCTGGCCTGCACCACTGCCCTCTCCCTCGCGTCCGCCCAGTCGGGCACGCTCACCATCGCCACGTCCGCCGACGCCCCCACCCTCGACCCCAACCTGACCTTCAGCGGGTTCGCGTTCGGGATCACCAACCACATCTACGACAGCCTCCTCACCCGCGAGGAAGACGGCAGCATCAAGCCCCGCCTGGCGACCAGCTGGAAGCGCGTCTCGCCCACCACCTGGCGCTTCGAGCTGCGCCGCAACGTCAAATTCCATGACGGCACGCCGTTCAACGCGCAGGCCGTGAAGTACAGCGTGGAACGCCTGATCGACCCGGACAGCAAGGCCGCCGGGGCGTACGTGCTGAGCATGATCAAGAGCATCAAGGTGATCGACAACGACACCATCGAATTCACCACCGCCGACCCGTTCGCGCCGCTGCTCGCGCATCTCACGCACCCGGTCACGGCCATCGTGTCCCCCACCGCCGCCAAGGCCCGCGGCAAGGACTTCGGCCGCAACCCCATCGGCACCGGACCCTTCAAGTTCACCCGCTGGAACGCCGGCAACCAGATCGAACTGGAAGACAACGCGGGCTACTGGGGCGGCAAGGTCAACATCCAGAAACTGGTGTTCCGGATCATCCCGGACGTCAGCACGCAGGTCGTGGAACTCAAGACCGGCCGGGTGGACCTGATCACCACCGTGCCGCCCGAGAACTACAAGGAACTCGACGCCAACCAGAACCTCACGGTGTTCAAGAAGCTCGGCTGGGGCAGCACGTACCTGGGCTTCAACATGCAGAGCGGCATCACGAAAAACCTCAAGGTCCGCCAGGCGATCGCGCAGGCCATCGACCGCGACAGCATCGTGAACGTGCTCCGCCAGGGCCTGGCCGTGAAGGCCACCGCGCCCATCCCGCCCACCGTGTACGGCGCCGCGAAGAACCTGCCCGCCATTCCCTACAACCTGAACAATGCCAAGGCGCTGCTCAAGCAGGCCGGCATCAAGCCCGGCACGAAGATCACCCTGGCCACCTACGAGGGCGCCGAAACCCGCCAGCTGGCCGAGGCGATCCAGTTCTCCCTGCAGCAGCTCGGCCTGAACGCCAGCGTGCAGATCACCGACTACGGCACCTACAACGCCAACATGAAAAAACCCGACCACGCCGAACTGTTCATCAGCGGCTGGGGCACCGTCACGCTGGACGCCGACTACGCGCTGTACGCCCTGCTCAGCAGCAAGGAAATCCCCGCGAACAACTGGTCGTTCTACCGCAACGTCAAGGTGGACAAGCTGCTGCTCGACGCCCGCCGCAGCGCCGACCAGGCCAAGCGACTCGCCCTGTACCAGGACGCCCAGCAGCAGATCCAGAAGGACCTGCCCATGCACACCCTGTACTACGGCCTGACCGCCTACGCCAAGACCAACCGCCTGCAGGGCGAGGACTGGCGCTACTCCTGGATCAACCTGGACCTCAGCAAGGCCAGCTTGAAATGA
- a CDS encoding ABC transporter permease, which produces MTRFITGRLIGTLPVLFGVTLLVFLLLKFVPGDPVVALLGEDAQGLSAAQLDQLRQAYGFNDPWAVQYGRFLTEFGSGQLLSLKTQTPVLTEILHRFPYTLLLTTVALTLSVVIALPLGIAAALRRDTVWDHVITTISLLGISIPSFWFAIMAMLLFSLQLGWLPASGSGTPAHLVLPAATLAFGTLAIQIRMMRATLLETLPQDYVRTARAKGLAPRGVLRHALRNAMMPVVTVIGLEFGSMLGGAAITESIFAWPGLGRLTLDAVNSRDIPLVQGVVVFAAVVFTLVNLAVDLLYGFLNPKVQYG; this is translated from the coding sequence ATGACCCGTTTCATCACCGGCCGCCTGATCGGCACGCTGCCCGTGCTGTTCGGCGTGACCCTGCTGGTGTTCCTGCTGCTGAAGTTCGTGCCCGGCGACCCGGTCGTCGCGCTGCTCGGCGAGGACGCGCAGGGCCTGAGCGCCGCGCAGCTGGATCAGCTGCGGCAGGCCTACGGCTTCAATGACCCGTGGGCGGTGCAGTACGGCCGTTTCCTGACCGAGTTCGGCAGCGGCCAGCTGCTGTCCCTCAAGACGCAGACCCCGGTCCTGACCGAGATCCTGCACCGCTTCCCGTACACGCTGCTCCTGACCACCGTCGCCCTGACCCTGTCGGTGGTGATCGCCCTGCCGCTGGGCATCGCCGCCGCCCTGCGGCGCGACACCGTGTGGGACCACGTGATCACCACCATCTCCCTGCTGGGCATCTCCATTCCCAGCTTCTGGTTCGCGATCATGGCGATGCTGCTGTTCTCCCTGCAGCTCGGATGGCTGCCGGCGTCCGGGAGCGGCACGCCCGCCCACCTGGTCCTGCCGGCCGCGACCCTGGCGTTCGGGACGCTCGCCATTCAGATCCGCATGATGCGCGCCACCCTGCTCGAAACCCTCCCGCAGGATTACGTGCGCACCGCCCGCGCCAAGGGCCTCGCGCCCCGCGGGGTCCTGCGCCACGCGCTGCGCAACGCCATGATGCCCGTCGTGACGGTCATCGGGCTGGAATTCGGCAGCATGCTCGGCGGGGCCGCCATCACGGAATCGATCTTCGCGTGGCCCGGCCTGGGCCGCCTGACGCTGGACGCCGTGAACTCCCGCGACATTCCCCTCGTGCAGGGCGTCGTGGTGTTCGCCGCCGTGGTGTTCACGCTGGTGAACCTCGCCGTGGACCTGCTGTACGGCTTCCTGAACCCGAAGGTGCAGTATGGCTGA
- a CDS encoding ABC transporter permease, giving the protein MAEPALQPGPSRRAAPARRTFWTRFLSRPAARVGGGLLLLLILAALLAPVIAPDAPNAQSWTNRLLPPGPGAWFGTDAFGRSVLTRILYGGRVSLLAGFLPVLIGVSFGVTLGVIAGYVGQRTDRVLMRLMDVLLAFPGLLLALAIIGTLGPGFQNAVIAIGVGMVPGFARLARAEVLNIKTADFVEAAGALGASAPRIIFRHLLPSMTSPLVVQATISIGSAILSTAGLSFLGLGVQPPTSDWGEMLASARSSLPRAWWLAVFPGLMIALTVLSFNLLGDALRDALDPRTRLRPGGKGHA; this is encoded by the coding sequence ATGGCTGAGCCTGCATTGCAGCCTGGCCCCAGCCGCCGGGCGGCTCCGGCCCGGCGGACCTTCTGGACACGGTTCCTCAGCCGCCCCGCGGCCCGCGTGGGCGGCGGGCTGCTGCTGCTGCTGATCCTGGCTGCCCTGCTCGCCCCGGTGATCGCCCCGGACGCGCCGAACGCGCAGAGCTGGACGAACCGCCTGCTGCCCCCCGGTCCGGGCGCATGGTTCGGCACGGACGCCTTCGGGCGCAGCGTGCTGACCCGCATCCTGTATGGCGGTCGGGTGTCCCTGCTGGCCGGGTTCCTGCCCGTGCTGATCGGCGTGTCGTTCGGCGTGACCCTCGGCGTGATCGCCGGGTACGTCGGGCAGCGCACCGACCGGGTCCTGATGCGCCTGATGGACGTGCTGCTGGCCTTCCCGGGCCTGTTGCTGGCCCTGGCGATCATCGGCACGCTCGGGCCCGGCTTCCAGAATGCCGTGATCGCCATCGGCGTGGGCATGGTGCCGGGCTTCGCCCGCCTGGCGCGCGCCGAGGTCCTGAACATCAAGACCGCCGACTTCGTGGAGGCCGCCGGCGCGCTCGGGGCCAGCGCGCCGCGGATCATCTTCCGGCACCTGCTGCCCAGCATGACCTCCCCGCTGGTCGTGCAGGCCACCATCAGCATCGGCAGCGCCATCCTCTCCACCGCCGGGCTCAGTTTCCTGGGGCTGGGCGTGCAGCCGCCCACCAGCGATTGGGGCGAGATGCTCGCCAGCGCCCGCAGTTCCCTGCCGCGCGCATGGTGGCTCGCGGTGTTCCCGGGCCTGATGATCGCCCTGACCGTGCTGAGCTTCAACCTGCTGGGCGACGCTCTGCGTGACGCCCTGGACCCCCGCACCCGCCTGCGCCCCGGCGGGAAAGGACACGCCTGA
- a CDS encoding OsmC family protein: MTPTEKTMTIHHAGAQRYVTRNAGGQQLIIDMTPEHPLGVGPMDAVFGALAACTMSDIVNILEKRRTPATRYRVELTGKRDGDASPPRYYHYLMRHYVSGPGITQQDVEKAAHLSHEKYCTVGASLNAEVDFEVIIEPE; encoded by the coding sequence ATGACCCCCACCGAGAAGACCATGACCATCCACCACGCCGGCGCGCAGCGGTACGTGACCCGTAACGCCGGCGGGCAGCAGCTGATCATCGACATGACGCCCGAGCACCCGCTCGGCGTCGGGCCGATGGACGCCGTGTTCGGCGCCCTGGCCGCCTGCACGATGTCCGACATCGTGAACATCCTCGAAAAACGCCGCACGCCCGCCACGCGCTACCGCGTGGAACTCACCGGGAAACGCGACGGGGACGCCTCCCCGCCGCGCTACTACCACTACCTGATGCGGCACTACGTGAGCGGCCCCGGCATCACGCAGCAGGACGTGGAGAAGGCCGCCCACCTCAGCCACGAGAAGTACTGCACGGTGGGCGCCAGTCTGAATGCCGAGGTGGACTTCGAGGTGATCATCGAACCCGAGTGA
- a CDS encoding CPBP family intramembrane glutamic endopeptidase, protein MRARPLPAFFLLAFALSWLLWSPLLAAHYGWMGAAPPALHLLGSVGPALAALQVAARLGPSARGDLRAQLTLWRVGWRPWAFAVGGPLALLTAGLAVHLVAGGAWPGWPALTRVAEYPGLPLAGLILAELVFYGYGEEVGWRGFALPRLEARFGPLWAAVLLALPWALWHLPLLVRNGTYAAMGPALLGGWFLSLLTGSVLMAWLSHLARGSLLVLAVFHGLLDIVMVNEGVSQVALSSMGALVTLWGLVAVWALGRLGRAIHERVAQP, encoded by the coding sequence ATGCGCGCCCGCCCCCTGCCCGCGTTTTTCCTGCTGGCCTTCGCCCTGTCCTGGCTGCTGTGGTCTCCCCTGCTCGCCGCGCACTACGGATGGATGGGCGCGGCCCCGCCGGCCCTGCACCTGCTCGGCAGCGTGGGGCCCGCCCTGGCGGCCCTCCAGGTGGCCGCGCGGCTCGGCCCGAGTGCTCGGGGCGACCTGCGGGCCCAGCTCACCCTGTGGAGAGTGGGCTGGCGGCCCTGGGCCTTCGCCGTGGGGGGCCCGCTGGCGCTGCTCACGGCCGGGCTGGCGGTCCACCTGGTCGCCGGGGGCGCCTGGCCCGGCTGGCCGGCCCTCACGCGGGTCGCCGAGTACCCGGGGCTGCCGCTGGCCGGCCTGATCCTCGCGGAGCTCGTGTTCTACGGGTACGGCGAGGAGGTCGGCTGGCGCGGGTTTGCCCTGCCGCGCCTGGAAGCCCGTTTCGGGCCGCTGTGGGCGGCGGTGCTGCTGGCCCTCCCGTGGGCGCTGTGGCACCTGCCGCTGCTGGTCCGCAACGGCACCTATGCCGCGATGGGCCCGGCCCTGCTGGGCGGGTGGTTCCTGAGTCTGCTCACCGGGTCGGTCCTGATGGCCTGGCTGTCGCACCTGGCCCGCGGCAGCCTGCTGGTGCTGGCGGTGTTCCACGGTCTGCTGGACATCGTCATGGTGAACGAGGGGGTCTCCCAGGTGGCGCTGAGCAGCATGGGCGCCCTGGTCACCCTGTGGGGCCTGGTGGCCGTGTGGGCGCTGGGCCGCCTCGGCCGGGCCATTCACGAGCGGGTGGCTCAGCCGTAA
- a CDS encoding PadR family transcriptional regulator — translation MSLPHAILGFLNVMPMTGYDLKTQAFDRSVAHFWPAVQPQIYRDLARLEAAGHVRSETEVQRGKPNRRVYHITPAGRTELDRWLRTSPAVPGHREPFLIQLFFGAGLANSELTALLQAQRAGHQARLDALQAVTIPPPAPADVRRQTLTRLTLDLGLHLERAYLNWLDDALRTVAALDPAPAPAPMTDTDA, via the coding sequence ATGTCCCTCCCGCACGCCATCCTGGGGTTCCTGAACGTCATGCCGATGACCGGGTACGACCTCAAGACCCAGGCCTTCGACCGCAGCGTCGCGCACTTCTGGCCCGCCGTGCAGCCGCAGATCTACCGGGACCTCGCCCGCCTGGAGGCCGCCGGCCACGTCCGCAGCGAGACCGAGGTTCAGCGCGGCAAACCCAACCGCCGCGTGTACCACATCACGCCCGCCGGCCGCACGGAACTGGACCGCTGGCTGCGCACCTCCCCGGCCGTCCCGGGCCACCGCGAGCCCTTCCTGATCCAGCTGTTCTTCGGCGCCGGCCTCGCGAATAGTGAACTCACCGCCCTGCTGCAGGCGCAACGGGCCGGGCATCAGGCGCGGCTGGACGCGCTGCAGGCCGTGACCATCCCCCCGCCCGCCCCGGCCGATGTGCGCCGGCAGACCCTGACCCGCCTGACCCTGGACCTCGGCCTGCACCTGGAACGGGCGTACCTGAACTGGCTGGACGACGCGCTCCGCACGGTCGCCGCGCTGGACCCCGCCCCGGCCCCGGCGCCCATGACGGACACTGACGCATGA
- the xth gene encoding exodeoxyribonuclease III produces the protein MTIPAAAPDLFRISTWNVNSLNVRLPHVLDWLGRVQPDVLALQETKLEDHRFPHEALADLGYTAVISGQKAYNGVALLSRTPLTDVQVGVPGLDDPQRRVLAATAGNVRVVCLYVPNGEAPGTPKYTYKLEWLAAVREWLSGELARHPLLSVVGDFNVAPEDRDVHQPRQWEGKVLVSEPERAAFRALLDLGLHDAFRLHDQPDRTYSWWPYGRIGFPLNRGLRIDHVLVSESLARAARECWIDPGPRGLERPSDHAPVTAGFALDRA, from the coding sequence ATGACGATTCCGGCTGCCGCCCCCGACCTGTTCCGGATCAGCACCTGGAACGTGAACTCCCTGAACGTCCGCCTGCCGCACGTCCTGGACTGGCTGGGCCGGGTGCAGCCCGACGTCCTGGCCCTGCAGGAGACGAAACTGGAAGACCACCGCTTCCCGCACGAGGCGCTGGCCGACCTCGGCTACACCGCCGTGATTTCCGGTCAGAAGGCGTACAACGGCGTGGCCCTGCTCTCCCGCACTCCCCTCACGGACGTGCAGGTGGGCGTGCCCGGGCTGGACGACCCGCAGCGGCGCGTGCTGGCTGCCACCGCCGGGAACGTGCGGGTGGTGTGCCTGTACGTCCCGAACGGCGAGGCGCCCGGCACGCCGAAGTACACTTACAAACTCGAGTGGCTGGCGGCCGTGCGCGAGTGGCTGAGCGGCGAACTGGCCCGGCACCCGCTCCTGAGCGTGGTGGGGGACTTCAACGTGGCCCCCGAGGACCGGGACGTGCACCAGCCCCGGCAGTGGGAGGGCAAGGTGCTCGTCAGCGAACCCGAGCGCGCCGCCTTCCGCGCGCTGCTGGACCTTGGCCTGCACGACGCCTTCCGGCTGCACGACCAGCCCGACCGGACGTACAGCTGGTGGCCGTACGGGCGCATCGGATTTCCCCTCAACCGCGGCCTGCGCATCGACCATGTGCTCGTCAGCGAGTCGCTCGCCCGCGCGGCCCGGGAGTGCTGGATCGACCCGGGCCCGCGGGGCCTGGAGCGGCCGTCGGACCACGCCCCGGTCACCGCCGGCTTCGCGCTGGACCGGGCCTGA
- a CDS encoding ArsR/SmtB family transcription factor, which translates to MLTSLDVHTSQAAQAPLDPRTARLLEVFQAPCSASDAAARLDLPLDRVLYRVQRLEQAGLLRHVDTLARPGRPIRRYQVAARAFFVPFAVTPYETLEAYLAEAEREVTAFVQRNVARTLEGTGRGWGLRVAPGADGHLHSKLAVSADEDWAMTPDGPALLSFVYPALRLDFADAKALQAELMAVFHRYAGKGGAAPYACGITLCPVAQPPAP; encoded by the coding sequence GTGCTCACCTCCCTTGACGTGCACACCTCCCAGGCCGCGCAGGCCCCGCTGGACCCCCGCACCGCCCGCCTGCTGGAGGTCTTCCAGGCGCCCTGCAGCGCGTCGGACGCGGCCGCGCGACTGGATCTGCCCCTGGACCGGGTGCTGTACCGCGTGCAGCGCCTGGAGCAGGCCGGCCTGCTGCGGCACGTGGATACCCTGGCCCGACCCGGCCGGCCCATCCGGCGGTATCAGGTGGCGGCCCGGGCGTTTTTCGTGCCGTTCGCGGTGACGCCCTACGAGACGCTGGAGGCGTACCTGGCGGAAGCCGAACGGGAGGTCACCGCGTTCGTGCAGCGGAACGTGGCGCGCACGCTGGAGGGCACGGGCCGCGGCTGGGGCCTGCGGGTCGCGCCGGGCGCGGACGGGCACCTGCACTCGAAACTGGCCGTGTCGGCCGACGAGGACTGGGCCATGACCCCGGACGGGCCGGCCCTGCTGTCGTTCGTGTACCCGGCGCTGCGCCTGGATTTCGCGGACGCCAAGGCCCTGCAGGCCGAGCTGATGGCGGTCTTTCACCGCTATGCCGGCAAGGGCGGCGCGGCGCCGTACGCCTGCGGCATCACGCTGTGTCCCGTCGCGCAGCCGCCCGCACCGTGA
- a CDS encoding alpha/beta fold hydrolase → MTLFTLEGGAAGQPTVLFLHGAAVSSWMWAPTLAALPGRHTLAPDLPGLARSAHLGPFTLAGAADALAAFIQARATGGQVDVVGHSLGGAVAAELLARHPQRVRRAALLGVTTGPVPRAPGFVAGTWAVWHATRSRRLLAWQARALGVPAAHRAQFVEESLAQTWPALAAVLREALAFRAPAALPPVPLLALVGAREGALNVRSARALAGATPGGQAFAVPGRGHAWFATRPELLHATLRAWLAGQPLPDDLRPLPPAFRPAG, encoded by the coding sequence ATGACGCTGTTCACCCTCGAAGGGGGCGCCGCCGGGCAGCCCACCGTGCTTTTCCTCCACGGCGCGGCCGTGTCCAGCTGGATGTGGGCCCCCACCCTGGCCGCCCTGCCCGGCCGGCACACCCTGGCGCCCGACCTGCCGGGCCTGGCGCGCAGCGCGCACCTGGGGCCGTTCACCCTGGCCGGCGCGGCCGACGCGCTGGCCGCCTTCATTCAGGCGCGGGCCACCGGCGGGCAGGTGGACGTGGTGGGGCACTCGCTGGGCGGCGCCGTGGCCGCGGAACTGCTCGCCCGGCACCCGCAGCGGGTGCGCCGCGCCGCGCTGCTGGGCGTCACCACCGGGCCGGTCCCCAGGGCCCCCGGCTTCGTGGCGGGCACCTGGGCCGTGTGGCACGCCACCCGCTCCCGCCGCCTGCTGGCCTGGCAGGCCCGGGCGCTGGGGGTGCCGGCCGCCCACCGCGCGCAGTTCGTCGAGGAGAGCCTCGCCCAGACGTGGCCGGCCCTGGCGGCCGTCCTGCGGGAGGCGCTGGCCTTCCGCGCCCCGGCGGCGCTGCCGCCCGTTCCGCTGCTGGCCCTGGTGGGCGCGCGCGAGGGGGCCCTGAACGTCCGGTCCGCGCGTGCGCTGGCCGGCGCGACCCCGGGCGGGCAGGCGTTCGCCGTGCCCGGCAGGGGCCACGCTTGGTTCGCGACGCGCCCCGAACTGCTGCACGCCACCCTGCGGGCCTGGCTGGCCGGGCAGCCCCTTCCTGACGACCTGCGGCCCCTCCCGCCGGCCTTCAGACCAGCGGGGTAA
- a CDS encoding thioredoxin translates to MTERPFALLTQDDCPNCERLKRMLAGPLRGAFTDRIEVIHRQSAPDPFAQLVQAHGVQSVPALIHRPSGAVLRRTDGLGEVRQFLGQPGP, encoded by the coding sequence ATGACTGAGCGTCCCTTCGCGCTGCTCACCCAGGACGACTGCCCGAACTGCGAGCGGCTCAAGCGGATGCTGGCCGGCCCGCTCCGGGGCGCGTTCACCGACCGGATCGAGGTCATTCACCGCCAGAGCGCCCCGGACCCCTTCGCGCAGCTCGTGCAGGCGCACGGCGTTCAGAGCGTGCCGGCGCTCATCCACCGGCCCAGCGGCGCGGTGCTGCGGCGCACGGACGGACTGGGCGAGGTCCGGCAGTTCCTCGGGCAGCCCGGCCCCTGA
- a CDS encoding ribonucleotide-diphosphate reductase subunit beta — protein MSPLPFSATNWSEPEDHFSATFYEKYTSQLWFPDEIPLSNDALTWKSLSDDERWTYTHASAGLNALDTLQGEVGMPALRGLVDGHIRKATLQFQAMMEDVHARSYSLMNKTFLSASEEREVFEWVRTQPHLQFKIATIQAVFHDPDVSTLGLWKKMVVSCMLETALFYSGFFYPLYLAGQGRMVSAGEIFNLIILDEALHGVYVALLAQERYEALNPAEQAYARAWYEQTLHTLYTNELAYTDLLYARVGLAGEVRKFIRYNFNVLADNLALPRSFPDEEIHPVVHNGIRTGGTTHDFFSAKGSSYSKISVEPLQDSDIEALWPQAVPGPGRAAHD, from the coding sequence ATGTCCCCCCTGCCTTTTTCCGCCACGAACTGGTCCGAACCGGAAGACCACTTCTCGGCCACCTTCTACGAGAAGTACACCTCGCAACTGTGGTTCCCGGACGAGATTCCGCTATCGAACGACGCGCTGACGTGGAAGTCCCTGAGCGACGACGAACGCTGGACGTACACGCACGCCTCGGCCGGCCTGAACGCGCTGGACACCCTGCAGGGCGAGGTCGGCATGCCGGCCCTGCGCGGCCTGGTGGACGGCCACATCCGCAAGGCCACCCTGCAGTTCCAGGCCATGATGGAAGACGTCCACGCGCGCAGCTACAGCCTGATGAACAAGACCTTCCTGAGCGCCAGCGAGGAACGCGAGGTGTTCGAGTGGGTGCGCACGCAGCCGCACCTGCAGTTCAAGATCGCCACCATCCAGGCGGTGTTCCACGACCCGGACGTGTCCACGCTGGGCCTGTGGAAGAAGATGGTGGTGTCCTGCATGCTGGAAACGGCGCTGTTCTACAGCGGGTTCTTCTACCCGCTGTACCTGGCCGGGCAGGGCCGGATGGTCTCGGCCGGGGAGATCTTCAACCTGATCATCCTGGACGAGGCGCTGCACGGCGTGTACGTGGCGCTGCTGGCGCAGGAACGCTACGAGGCGCTGAACCCGGCCGAGCAGGCGTACGCCCGCGCCTGGTACGAGCAGACGCTGCACACCCTGTACACCAACGAACTGGCGTACACGGACCTGCTGTACGCCCGGGTGGGCCTGGCGGGCGAGGTGCGCAAGTTCATCCGCTACAACTTCAACGTGCTGGCCGACAACCTCGCCCTGCCGCGCTCCTTCCCGGACGAGGAGATTCACCCGGTCGTGCACAACGGCATCCGCACGGGCGGCACCACTCACGATTTTTTCAGCGCCAAGGGCAGCAGTTACAGCAAGATCAGCGTGGAACCCCTACAGGACAGTGACATCGAGGCCCTCTGGCCGCAGGCCGTGCCGGGCCCGGGGAGGGCGGCGCATGACTGA